One Ignavibacterium sp. DNA segment encodes these proteins:
- a CDS encoding NADH-dependent [FeFe] hydrogenase, group A6: MKEKLRAPKSQQPLVVEKPALEDGIGSKVTVEINEKKVQVFFGQTILDACKENQIHVPTLCHHPDLCIAGNCRICVVEVEGMRTLQTACSFPITAPIKIKTSSPMVRKARRHIIDLLLSEHYGECYSCVRNNNCELQTLAKEYGVDSYTFGHVQKPVFEMDLSSYSVVRDMNKCVNCRRCVRTCIDLQEVGVLEAIDRGDKTHIGTFLEKPLADVICINCGQCINRCPTGALRANDPSDVIWNAIDDPTKHVVIQTAPSPRAAIGEVFGLEPGKSFTGELNTALRRIGFDVVFDTNFTADLTIIEEGTELILRLYKALVKKEQTALPQFTSCSPGWVKYLEHFYPEYIDNLSSAKSPQQMFGALIKTFYAQKKGIDPKDIVSVALMPCAAKKFECNRPEMVDSGYKDVDFGLTTRELGQMIQEAGIYLPEMPKSNFDDPFGEASGAGLIFGATGGVMEAALRTVIELITGNKVEDVFANADITPVRGFEGIKYAEIPITEVGPVPKILQHLVPDWNWLKGATLKIAVAHGTANAKKIMDDIKAGGKFSECHFIEFMACPGGCIGGGGQPIPTDEEIRKMRAKAIYDEDNSLPVRKSHENRHVAEIYDIFLTDGPCGHISHKLLHTHYIKRGKYIA, translated from the coding sequence ATGAAAGAAAAATTAAGAGCACCAAAATCTCAACAGCCGCTTGTAGTTGAAAAACCAGCATTAGAAGATGGAATCGGAAGCAAGGTTACAGTTGAAATTAATGAAAAGAAAGTACAGGTTTTTTTCGGACAAACAATACTTGATGCATGTAAAGAAAATCAGATCCACGTTCCGACTCTTTGCCATCATCCCGATCTTTGTATTGCAGGCAATTGCAGAATATGCGTAGTAGAAGTTGAAGGAATGAGAACTCTTCAGACAGCCTGCTCATTTCCGATAACTGCTCCGATTAAAATTAAAACATCAAGCCCGATGGTTCGTAAAGCAAGAAGACACATAATTGATCTTTTACTTAGCGAACACTATGGTGAATGTTACTCTTGTGTTAGAAATAATAACTGCGAACTTCAGACACTTGCCAAAGAATACGGGGTTGATTCATATACTTTTGGTCATGTTCAGAAACCTGTTTTTGAAATGGACCTTTCATCTTATTCTGTTGTCCGCGATATGAACAAATGCGTTAATTGCAGAAGATGCGTAAGAACCTGTATTGATTTACAGGAAGTTGGAGTTCTTGAAGCAATTGACCGCGGCGATAAAACACATATCGGTACATTTTTAGAAAAACCGTTAGCAGATGTTATTTGTATTAATTGTGGTCAATGTATAAACCGCTGTCCAACCGGTGCGCTAAGAGCAAATGATCCATCCGATGTTATTTGGAATGCCATTGACGATCCTACAAAGCATGTTGTTATTCAAACAGCACCATCACCGCGTGCTGCAATAGGAGAAGTGTTTGGTCTTGAACCGGGTAAATCTTTTACCGGCGAACTTAACACAGCTTTGCGCCGTATCGGTTTTGATGTTGTATTTGATACAAACTTTACTGCGGATTTAACTATCATTGAAGAAGGTACAGAATTAATATTAAGACTTTACAAAGCATTAGTTAAAAAAGAACAAACGGCTCTTCCGCAATTTACTTCTTGTTCACCCGGCTGGGTAAAATATCTTGAGCATTTTTATCCAGAGTACATTGATAATTTAAGCTCTGCAAAATCGCCTCAGCAAATGTTTGGCGCATTGATTAAAACTTTTTACGCACAGAAAAAGGGAATTGATCCAAAAGATATTGTATCTGTTGCGTTAATGCCTTGTGCAGCTAAAAAGTTTGAATGCAACCGCCCTGAAATGGTGGATTCGGGTTATAAGGATGTTGATTTCGGATTAACAACACGCGAACTTGGACAAATGATTCAGGAAGCAGGAATATATTTGCCTGAAATGCCTAAATCAAATTTTGATGATCCGTTTGGAGAAGCTTCAGGCGCTGGTTTAATTTTTGGTGCAACCGGCGGTGTTATGGAAGCTGCACTTCGAACAGTTATCGAACTGATAACCGGCAATAAAGTTGAAGATGTATTTGCAAATGCAGATATAACTCCGGTCCGCGGGTTTGAGGGAATTAAATATGCTGAAATACCAATAACAGAAGTTGGTCCTGTTCCTAAAATTTTGCAGCATTTGGTACCTGATTGGAATTGGCTGAAAGGAGCAACATTAAAAATTGCAGTTGCACACGGTACCGCAAATGCAAAGAAAATTATGGATGATATTAAAGCCGGCGGTAAATTCAGCGAATGTCATTTTATTGAATTTATGGCTTGCCCCGGCGGCTGTATTGGCGGCGGCGGTCAACCGATTCCTACTGATGAAGAGATCAGAAAAATGCGTGCAAAGGCAATCTATGATGAAGATAATTCACTGCCTGTAAGAAAATCTCACGAAAACAGACACGTTGCAGAAATTTATGATATCTTTTTAACCGATGGACCTTGCGGGCATATTTCACATAAGCTTCTTCATACACATTATATAAAAAGGGGCAAATACATAGCATAA
- a CDS encoding C25 family cysteine peptidase, producing the protein MKHYFGFVFVVLLSAAFFNTTLFAQPEGISIVKTNNGYKVNFSLMPFEYNQVFGNGKEFLDIKISGYGVTPDVGLPALPLISFNLFIGDNEKSPSVRILSQDIKTITLDKQIYPKQMPWEKNKSLDDRPFTINQSYYNSRGIERQLVSLSEPFNIGGVSGIMITIYPFNYNPKDNELAITSSGTFEIILNDPVETEAKKSDSFNDFLKGIFVNYQPQQSIKSMRMLIITAPTFESGLSSFVTHKGSQGFTIDLFNTTATGTTTTAIKTFIQNRYDDPATRPEFVILIGDVQHIPSWIGSGTGSPNTDLNYVQLAGGDKFADAFIGRFSVTTLQELQNALNKSIYMETYISTLPKKNIWMASTDNYQYSEGTHNYCINTHFQPNNWVNLKLYTVTYNATTQQLINALNDNQRFAVYSGHGAETYWADGPQLTQSQVRALTNTGMYPFIYSFSCVTGSYQISESFGETWIRAANGGSGFYGSSVNSYWDEDDILERRLFDAMFIDDITRITPMFDQAKIYLANYYGGVTGMVLRYLEMYNLMGDPSLPVVRQIPPDTTPPDQITDLSVGDATSNSLSLNWTAPYDSTFNGVTSYDLRFSTNPITNDDDFNNAEQRILTGVSDTAGTPRSFVIDGLNFNTTYYFAAKAMDMWNNKSIMSNVPTGVTLYTPLASVSADSIHCTAIPNTTFTEYLVLSNASSQNSTLDYLIELKNNTFPDNVIVTLTGVNDRFENQIKSIKDFPNDLPGLSFEGFGGPDAFGYKWIDSNEPNGPEYIWNDISTTGTLVTNWTATSTFNPKDEGYAGPFPLGFNFKFYGNIKTQIYVSSNGVILFSPITSNIYTNATIPSTAVPNEFIAPFWDDLDGVSSGTVHYKQDGNRFIVQFTGWHRYSNQGSLTFQVVLYSSGKIMVYYNNMSGTLNSATVGIENAAGNDGLMVAYNANYVANNLALQFSAEPEWLVLNNYSGTIYAGNSVNIGLMINTEDLELGEYSMDIEISTNDPANQIIVVPVSMTVQNEVPVELLSFIAEIKDENVLFNWSTATETNNSGFEIQKIKPEDKSKNFDWLKVGFVEGKGTSTEKTVYSFKENNVTPGLYAYRLKQIDFDGSFKYSNEIEVEVSTPKEFVLYQNFPNPFNPGTTIKFALPVKTNLSLNIYNTIGEEVAEIFNGEMEEGYHEIIFNASYLSSGVYFYQLKAGDFVQTRKMLLAK; encoded by the coding sequence ATGAAACATTATTTTGGTTTTGTGTTTGTTGTATTACTTTCTGCAGCATTTTTTAACACAACACTTTTTGCTCAACCAGAGGGAATCTCAATCGTTAAAACTAATAACGGTTATAAGGTAAACTTTTCTTTAATGCCATTTGAATACAATCAGGTATTTGGTAATGGTAAAGAGTTTTTAGATATAAAAATTTCAGGTTATGGGGTTACTCCAGATGTTGGTTTACCGGCTTTACCATTAATATCTTTTAATTTGTTTATAGGTGATAATGAAAAATCACCTTCTGTCCGCATACTAAGTCAGGATATTAAAACTATCACTTTAGATAAACAAATTTATCCTAAACAAATGCCTTGGGAAAAGAACAAATCACTTGATGACAGACCTTTTACTATTAACCAGTCTTATTATAATTCAAGAGGTATTGAAAGACAGTTAGTTAGTTTATCCGAACCTTTTAATATTGGCGGTGTTTCCGGAATTATGATAACGATTTATCCCTTTAACTATAATCCAAAGGATAATGAACTTGCAATAACTTCATCAGGTACCTTTGAAATCATTTTAAACGATCCTGTTGAAACTGAAGCTAAGAAATCAGACTCATTCAATGACTTTCTAAAAGGCATATTTGTTAACTACCAGCCACAGCAAAGTATAAAGTCAATGAGAATGCTTATTATTACTGCACCGACATTTGAATCGGGGTTATCTTCATTTGTAACACATAAAGGTTCGCAGGGTTTTACTATTGATCTTTTTAATACAACTGCAACCGGAACAACTACAACTGCCATTAAAACTTTTATTCAGAACAGATACGATGATCCGGCAACAAGACCGGAGTTTGTTATTCTGATCGGAGATGTTCAGCACATTCCATCCTGGATTGGAAGCGGAACGGGAAGTCCGAATACTGATCTTAATTATGTACAGCTTGCAGGCGGTGATAAATTTGCTGATGCTTTTATCGGAAGATTTTCTGTTACAACTTTGCAGGAATTACAAAACGCACTTAATAAATCCATTTATATGGAAACTTATATCTCAACATTGCCTAAAAAAAATATCTGGATGGCATCAACTGATAATTATCAGTACTCTGAAGGAACACACAATTATTGTATCAACACTCATTTTCAGCCAAACAACTGGGTAAATCTGAAACTCTACACAGTTACTTACAACGCTACTACTCAACAATTGATTAATGCTTTAAATGATAATCAGCGGTTTGCAGTTTATTCAGGGCATGGAGCAGAAACATACTGGGCTGATGGTCCGCAATTAACGCAATCACAAGTTAGAGCATTAACCAATACAGGTATGTATCCATTTATTTACTCATTCTCTTGCGTTACCGGCTCTTATCAGATATCTGAAAGTTTTGGTGAAACCTGGATAAGAGCCGCAAACGGCGGATCAGGTTTTTATGGCTCATCTGTAAACTCCTATTGGGATGAAGATGATATACTTGAAAGAAGATTATTCGATGCGATGTTTATTGATGACATTACCCGTATTACTCCTATGTTTGATCAGGCAAAAATATATCTTGCAAATTATTACGGCGGTGTTACAGGAATGGTGTTAAGATATCTAGAAATGTATAACCTGATGGGCGATCCTTCTTTACCTGTTGTTAGACAGATTCCGCCTGATACAACTCCGCCTGATCAGATTACAGATTTATCTGTTGGTGATGCAACCTCAAATTCACTGTCATTAAACTGGACTGCTCCTTATGATTCGACTTTTAATGGAGTTACCTCTTATGATCTGAGATTTTCAACTAATCCGATTACTAATGATGATGATTTTAATAATGCTGAACAAAGAATATTAACTGGTGTTTCAGATACAGCCGGCACACCAAGATCATTTGTAATTGATGGATTAAATTTTAACACAACTTATTACTTTGCTGCAAAAGCAATGGATATGTGGAACAACAAATCAATTATGTCCAATGTGCCAACCGGTGTCACTCTATATACTCCGCTTGCATCAGTCAGTGCTGATTCAATACATTGTACTGCAATACCAAACACAACCTTTACAGAATATCTTGTGTTGTCAAATGCATCCTCACAAAATTCAACACTTGATTATTTGATTGAATTAAAAAACAATACTTTCCCGGATAATGTAATTGTAACTTTAACAGGTGTTAATGATCGCTTCGAAAACCAGATTAAATCAATAAAAGATTTTCCAAATGATCTGCCGGGATTAAGTTTTGAAGGTTTCGGTGGTCCCGATGCGTTTGGCTACAAATGGATTGACAGTAATGAACCTAACGGACCAGAATATATTTGGAACGATATCTCTACTACAGGGACATTAGTAACAAACTGGACTGCAACCAGTACTTTTAACCCGAAAGATGAAGGTTATGCAGGACCTTTTCCATTAGGCTTTAACTTTAAATTTTATGGAAATATTAAAACTCAGATATATGTCAGTTCAAATGGAGTAATATTATTTTCACCAATAACGTCTAACATCTATACAAATGCTACAATCCCAAGTACCGCAGTACCAAATGAATTTATCGCACCATTCTGGGATGATCTTGACGGTGTATCTTCCGGTACGGTTCATTATAAACAAGACGGCAACAGATTTATAGTGCAGTTTACCGGCTGGCACAGATATTCCAATCAGGGGTCTTTAACATTTCAGGTAGTTCTCTACTCAAGCGGTAAGATAATGGTTTACTATAACAATATGAGCGGAACACTAAACTCTGCAACAGTTGGAATTGAAAATGCTGCAGGCAATGATGGATTGATGGTTGCCTATAATGCTAATTATGTTGCAAATAATTTGGCACTTCAGTTTTCAGCAGAACCTGAATGGTTGGTGTTGAACAATTATTCAGGAACAATTTACGCGGGTAACTCAGTAAATATCGGACTGATGATAAATACTGAAGACCTTGAATTGGGTGAGTATTCAATGGATATAGAAATCAGCACTAATGATCCTGCAAATCAAATAATTGTTGTTCCTGTTTCAATGACAGTGCAGAATGAGGTTCCTGTAGAACTCTTATCCTTTATAGCAGAAATAAAAGATGAGAATGTTTTGTTTAACTGGAGCACGGCAACTGAAACAAATAATTCGGGATTTGAAATTCAAAAGATTAAGCCGGAAGACAAAAGCAAAAACTTTGATTGGCTGAAAGTTGGTTTTGTTGAGGGAAAAGGTACATCAACAGAAAAAACAGTTTACTCGTTTAAAGAAAACAATGTTACTCCGGGTTTATATGCTTACCGCTTAAAGCAAATTGATTTTGATGGTTCTTTCAAATACAGTAATGAGATTGAGGTAGAAGTATCAACTCCAAAAGAATTTGTACTGTACCAGAATTTTCCAAATCCATTTAATCCGGGAACAACAATTAAATTTGCCTTGCCAGTTAAAACAAACTTAAGTTTAAATATTTACAATACCATTGGTGAAGAAGTTGCAGAAATATTTAACGGTGAGATGGAAGAAGGCTATCATGAAATTATTTTTAATGCATCATACTTATCATCAGGAGTATATTTTTATCAATTAAAAGCCGGAGACTTTGTTCAGACTCGTAAGATGCTTTTAGCAAAATAG
- a CDS encoding amidohydrolase family protein, with amino-acid sequence MKKAFINGKIFTVNEKQPYSEAVVAEKNEIKFVGSASEARKFIDADTEVIDLEGKLLLPGFNDSHLHFISGGNYLLGINLRPALSKEEFAEIIQSYIIKRSLPISTWITGGRCDHEL; translated from the coding sequence ATGAAAAAAGCATTCATCAACGGAAAAATATTTACTGTTAACGAAAAGCAGCCTTACTCAGAGGCAGTTGTAGCGGAGAAAAATGAGATAAAATTTGTTGGTTCAGCAAGTGAAGCAAGAAAATTTATTGATGCTGATACAGAAGTGATTGATCTTGAAGGTAAATTATTGCTGCCGGGTTTTAATGATAGTCATCTTCATTTTATCTCAGGCGGAAATTATTTGCTCGGGATAAATCTTCGTCCTGCACTCAGCAAGGAAGAGTTTGCTGAAATAATTCAATCATACATTATAAAAAGAAGTCTTCCCATTTCAACCTGGATAACCGGAGGAAGATGTGACCACGAACTCTGA
- a CDS encoding HAMP domain-containing sensor histidine kinase → MFNLVPLWAKHYEEFWLTIRKRNLWFIKLRYGAVAMLLFFIIFPKYFLGIVLDAKQQTALLIITFSILIYNFIFHYLRQFLKHDADKFNPLHLSVLQMISDLLALMLVVYFTGSVESPLLLFFVIHMIVGSLILPGFVVYSFAVIIVLSFWGITVGEYYSIISHNHIAGFLSYPLHQQFNYVLAINASFAFLIFIIVLIANKMANQLYVREQQLLESIDKINAAEKEKQKYISGIVHEIKTPLAAVHSYLDLVLQKFLGPLDEVVEEKLVRARRRSEEAIELINNVLKISKLRLEDSFNKEEVDIASILAKAIKVAKVNADAKGVKLTLNNKRKGKHKIEGDPFLLQIALSNIISNAIKYNNMDGLVEINVEEESANLIIKVCDNGIGIPKQDLQKIFTDFYRASNTKQFNVEGSGLGLSVVKQIVERHNGTIDIQSPSHLSTNKYPGTCVKITLPFLKQQS, encoded by the coding sequence ATGTTTAATCTTGTTCCACTCTGGGCAAAACACTACGAAGAATTCTGGTTAACAATACGAAAGAGAAATCTTTGGTTTATCAAACTGCGCTACGGTGCCGTAGCAATGCTGCTTTTCTTTATTATCTTTCCCAAATATTTTTTGGGTATCGTGCTTGATGCCAAACAACAAACTGCTTTATTAATCATTACGTTTTCAATCCTTATTTACAATTTTATTTTTCATTACTTAAGACAATTTCTTAAACACGATGCCGACAAATTTAATCCGCTCCATCTTTCTGTTCTTCAAATGATTTCGGATTTGTTAGCACTGATGCTTGTTGTGTATTTTACCGGAAGTGTTGAATCCCCTCTTCTGTTATTTTTTGTTATACATATGATAGTTGGAAGTTTGATTTTACCGGGGTTTGTTGTTTATAGCTTTGCTGTAATTATTGTATTGTCATTCTGGGGAATAACAGTCGGAGAGTATTACTCTATTATATCTCACAATCACATTGCCGGTTTTTTATCATATCCGCTTCATCAGCAGTTTAATTATGTGCTGGCAATAAATGCGAGTTTTGCTTTTCTGATTTTTATAATCGTCCTTATTGCAAACAAGATGGCTAATCAGTTGTATGTCCGCGAACAACAGCTGCTTGAATCAATTGATAAAATAAACGCTGCAGAAAAAGAGAAGCAGAAATATATTTCCGGAATTGTTCACGAGATCAAAACTCCGCTGGCTGCAGTTCATTCATATCTTGACCTTGTTCTTCAGAAATTTTTGGGTCCGCTTGATGAAGTTGTTGAAGAGAAACTTGTGCGGGCAAGAAGAAGATCTGAAGAAGCAATTGAACTTATCAATAATGTGCTGAAGATTTCAAAATTAAGATTAGAAGACTCCTTCAACAAAGAAGAAGTTGATATTGCATCAATACTGGCAAAGGCAATTAAAGTTGCAAAAGTTAATGCAGATGCAAAAGGAGTTAAGCTGACTTTAAATAACAAACGCAAGGGCAAACATAAAATTGAGGGAGACCCGTTTCTTTTGCAGATTGCACTATCAAACATTATTAGCAATGCAATTAAATACAATAATATGGATGGACTTGTTGAAATCAATGTTGAGGAAGAGAGTGCAAATCTGATAATTAAAGTTTGCGATAACGGAATTGGAATACCTAAACAAGATCTGCAGAAAATATTTACAGATTTTTATCGGGCAAGCAACACAAAACAATTTAATGTAGAAGGCTCTGGTTTAGGGTTATCTGTTGTTAAACAAATTGTAGAAAGACACAACGGCACTATTGATATTCAAAGTCCATCGCATCTTTCTACAAACAAATATCCCGGAACTTGTGTTAAAATTACTCTGCCTTTTTTAAAGCAGCAGTCTTAA
- a CDS encoding methyltransferase domain-containing protein, with translation MKINNLFYSSASVYYDKMIDFNSALQKRKTLLVNFIDDKIKQAADIGCGTGVDSISLAQTGLCVTAFDPSIEMINSAKENCKKTNAQIQFFNYSAANIPKSFFNKFDLIVSLGNTIANINPDQLEKSFGKFYKMLKADGRILIQVLNYEKILKGKERIVNITKKDNEYFIRFYDFGNNDLTFNILKFNADKTLDKELISTKIFPYKSKELKQLFKKTGFNKIQLFGGLDKSLFDSRVSNDLVIYAEK, from the coding sequence ATGAAAATAAATAATCTTTTTTACAGCTCAGCTTCAGTCTATTACGATAAGATGATAGATTTTAATTCTGCATTACAGAAACGAAAAACACTTTTAGTAAACTTTATAGATGATAAAATAAAACAAGCTGCAGATATTGGATGCGGGACAGGTGTTGATTCGATTTCACTGGCTCAAACAGGGCTTTGTGTTACTGCATTTGATCCTTCAATTGAGATGATAAATTCCGCAAAAGAGAATTGTAAAAAGACAAATGCACAAATTCAGTTCTTTAATTATTCTGCAGCAAACATTCCAAAAAGTTTTTTCAACAAATTTGATTTAATTGTTTCTCTTGGAAATACAATTGCTAATATTAATCCGGATCAATTGGAAAAATCATTTGGTAAATTTTATAAAATGCTGAAAGCTGATGGAAGAATTTTGATTCAGGTTCTCAATTACGAAAAGATTTTAAAAGGAAAAGAACGAATAGTAAACATCACAAAAAAGGATAACGAATACTTTATCCGGTTCTACGATTTTGGGAATAATGATTTAACTTTTAACATCTTAAAATTTAATGCGGATAAAACTCTTGATAAGGAATTAATATCAACAAAAATATTTCCATATAAATCAAAAGAATTAAAGCAGTTGTTTAAGAAAACGGGTTTTAATAAAATACAATTGTTTGGCGGATTAGATAAGAGTTTATTTGATTCAAGAGTTTCAAATGATCTGGTTATATATGCAGAAAAATAA
- a CDS encoding response regulator gives MAKIAIIDDDPDIVDASSLVLTSKGYDVITASNPTDGYKIVMEQNPDLIILDVMMIEPDDGFFLAQKFRKMNVDTPIIMYTSVSKSLGMEFGASEMVPVDDFVEKPISPETLVDKVEKLLAIHLKE, from the coding sequence ATGGCCAAAATAGCAATAATAGACGACGATCCTGATATTGTTGATGCCAGTAGTTTGGTATTAACATCAAAAGGATACGATGTCATCACAGCATCAAATCCAACTGATGGTTATAAAATCGTTATGGAACAAAACCCGGATTTAATAATTCTGGATGTAATGATGATTGAACCTGATGATGGATTTTTCTTAGCTCAAAAGTTCCGTAAAATGAATGTTGACACACCAATAATTATGTACACATCTGTATCAAAATCATTGGGAATGGAATTCGGAGCCAGCGAAATGGTGCCTGTTGATGATTTCGTAGAAAAACCAATATCACCTGAAACATTGGTTGATAAAGTAGAAAAACTTTTAGCAATCCATTTAAAGGAGTAG
- the nuoE gene encoding NADH-quinone oxidoreductase subunit NuoE has product MLVVEKNALSEEIEGYVNKYGNDRSSLMPVLQAIQRKHSYINDFAQQEVARLLDIHPVEVFSVISFYSFLHSKPTGRNIVRLCQTISCDMANKSKIVQAIERELGIKFGETTKDNRITLEFTNCIGMCDQGPAMIVNDRVYTKLDPEKAVNILNEIK; this is encoded by the coding sequence ATGCTTGTAGTTGAAAAAAATGCTCTCTCCGAAGAGATAGAGGGCTATGTAAATAAATACGGAAATGACCGGTCATCTCTTATGCCTGTGCTTCAGGCAATCCAAAGAAAGCACAGCTATATTAATGATTTTGCACAGCAGGAAGTTGCAAGATTGCTTGATATTCATCCTGTCGAAGTTTTTAGTGTGATATCTTTTTATTCCTTTCTTCATTCTAAACCAACCGGTAGAAATATTGTAAGATTGTGCCAGACTATATCCTGCGATATGGCTAACAAATCAAAAATTGTTCAGGCAATTGAACGCGAACTGGGAATAAAATTTGGTGAAACAACCAAGGATAACAGAATAACACTTGAGTTTACAAACTGTATTGGTATGTGCGATCAGGGACCAGCTATGATAGTTAATGATCGTGTTTATACAAAACTTGATCCCGAAAAAGCTGTCAATATTCTTAATGAAATAAAGTAG
- a CDS encoding NADH-ubiquinone oxidoreductase-F iron-sulfur binding region domain-containing protein translates to MKTQLENSIIKTERTGPVLFSSYKKGEAVKKAVKQKREDILFEIKDSGLKGRGGAGFPTSTKWMLTAAAKADKKFIVCNADEGEPGTFKDRVLLMEYPQLVFEGMVICGYTIGAKTGIVYLRAEYEYLLEQLENYLANMREDNLLGEGILGTDFSFDISIRLGSGAYVCGEETALIESLEGHRGEPRNRPPFPVNTGYMGYPTSVNNVETLAAVPHIITKGGSWFKKFGTDKSTGSKLFSVSGDCEKPGVYELPWGTSINELLEIVNARNTKAVQVGGASGICIPKSQFDRKLGYEDIPTGGSVIVFNESRNMLHVLKNFMEFFVEESCGQCTPCRIGNIKLLEGVEMIERGEFTFKYINTLKELGKTMQVASKCGLGQSSPNSFLSILENFKDEIFHITGNNGYNGKAGK, encoded by the coding sequence ATGAAAACACAATTAGAAAATAGTATTATAAAAACTGAAAGAACCGGTCCTGTTCTGTTTTCTTCTTATAAAAAAGGAGAAGCAGTAAAAAAAGCAGTTAAACAAAAAAGAGAAGATATTCTTTTTGAAATAAAAGATTCAGGTTTAAAAGGAAGAGGCGGTGCCGGTTTTCCAACCTCTACTAAATGGATGTTAACAGCTGCTGCCAAAGCAGATAAAAAATTTATTGTATGTAATGCTGATGAAGGAGAACCGGGAACTTTTAAAGACCGGGTTCTTTTAATGGAATATCCTCAATTAGTTTTTGAAGGAATGGTAATCTGCGGATATACCATCGGTGCAAAAACAGGAATAGTATATCTTCGTGCTGAGTATGAATATCTGCTTGAACAGTTAGAAAACTATCTGGCAAATATGAGAGAAGATAATTTGTTAGGTGAAGGCATACTTGGAACAGATTTTTCTTTCGATATCTCTATAAGATTAGGATCTGGTGCTTATGTATGCGGTGAAGAAACTGCACTTATAGAATCACTTGAAGGACACAGAGGTGAACCGCGTAACAGACCTCCCTTCCCTGTTAATACTGGTTATATGGGTTATCCGACCTCTGTAAATAATGTCGAAACTCTTGCAGCTGTACCTCATATTATTACAAAAGGCGGAAGCTGGTTTAAGAAATTCGGAACAGATAAATCAACCGGTTCAAAATTATTTTCAGTATCAGGTGATTGTGAAAAACCCGGTGTATATGAACTTCCCTGGGGAACATCAATAAATGAACTACTTGAAATTGTAAACGCAAGAAACACAAAAGCAGTTCAGGTAGGTGGTGCTTCAGGTATTTGTATCCCAAAATCACAATTTGATCGTAAACTTGGTTATGAAGATATCCCAACCGGCGGCTCTGTAATTGTATTTAATGAATCAAGAAATATGCTGCATGTTCTTAAAAACTTTATGGAGTTTTTTGTGGAAGAATCCTGCGGGCAGTGTACTCCTTGCAGAATCGGAAATATAAAGCTCCTTGAAGGAGTAGAAATGATCGAGCGCGGTGAGTTTACATTTAAATATATCAATACACTTAAAGAGCTGGGAAAAACCATGCAAGTTGCTTCTAAGTGCGGATTAGGACAATCAAGCCCTAATTCTTTTCTCTCAATACTTGAAAATTTCAAAGATGAAATCTTTCACATAACAGGAAATAATGGATACAATGGAAAGGCAGGTAAGTGA